The Bifidobacteriaceae bacterium DNA segment GCCGCTGGCGATCGCGAGAACCCGCCGGCCGCCTAAGTCGAGTTCCGCCATCGCGCCGACCGTCGCCCCCGCGGCCGTCTCCAACTCCGCCAGGCACCGTCCCGCCGCCAGGTCCCAGAATTGCACCAACCCGCCGTAACCGCCCACCGCCAGCGTGGTTCGCCCCTGGACATGCGCCTCGGCCAGGGAAGATGGGCCGTCTGTGCTCCACGGCCTGATATTCCCGGCGGCAACCCGCGCCTCGGTGTTCCAAACACGCAGTTCAGAGCCGTAGTTGGCAGTGGCCACCAACGTGTTGACCGCAGCCATGCGCGCCACCAAGCCGATGGTTTGACCGTCATGGTCGGGAGGGTCTTGGGCGGGGTCCCATAGCCGCAGCGTGCGCCGGTTGCCGCCCGTGGCAAGAAGCGAGCGGCCGCCGGCCCGCACCGGTTCGAGCACCTGGACCCAGCCGTCCAGCCAGGTGAGGTCCGGGGTGAGCCGTTCCTCCGTGGCCAGGTCCCACAGCCACACAGACCCGCCGCGACCGCCGACCGCGAGCGCCTCGCGTTCCCCCACGCGAATAGGCGCCAGGGCGAGAACCGCCTGCCTGTCGCCCTGGCCGAACCGCACGGTCTGACCCGTGGCCGGATCCACGAGCCGCACGCTTCCGTCTGAACCGCCGCACGCCAGCAGCGCCCGGCCACCCCATTGGACCGTTCTCAGAGCATGGACGGGGCCGTCAAAGTTCACGATGCCGTCTGCCGCCGCCTGCCCCGCGGCCAGATCCCACAGGCGCACCGTCGCGTCGGCATACGCGACCGCCAGCCGCTCACGCCCGTGGACCGGAACCGTTGCCATGGCCAAGACCCGGCCCTGGCCGGCGGCGATTCCGGAGCCGAAAAGAGTCCCGGTGGCGGGATCCGCCAACCGCACGGCGCCGTCGCTGCAGCCGCAGGCGAGCAACGTGCGCCCGCCCGCCGAAACCACCGCAAGGCTCTTGACCAGGCCCCGTGCGAGTTTCAGCAACACTCCGAGCGGCCGGCGGCCGGCCAGGTCCCACAGGCGCACAGTCCTGTCGTCGCCGGCCGTCGCCAGGATTGTCCCTCCAACCAGCGTCATCGCCAGAACGGCCTGCGTGTGGCCGACCATCGGATCGCCCAAGGGCCTGCCCGTCTCGGGGTCCCATATTCGCACCGTCCCGTCGGTCCCGCCGACGGCCAACCTCCAAGCGCCGCCGGCGTCCTCGAAGCACGCCAGCGCCAGAACCCCCGTCACGACAGGGAGGGCACGCTCAAACCGGGCGGCTTTGGGCACCGCCCAATCGACCGCCACCCGCACCCCGCCCGCAGGCGTGGCAAACGGCGGCGGGGCAGCGGATCGCGGGTGACGCCACGCCTCCGCTTCCCGGATCAAGGCCCGCTCGGCCGGCGACTCCAGCTCCTCAAGCCAGCGCGTGGCGCTTGCCACCGCCGCCACATTCGCCGGGACGGCGCCGTCCCCGAAGCCCGCGCTCGCCACCGCCGCTCGAACGCGTTCGAAATCCAGGTGGTCAAGGATCGGCGCGCGCCGCTCGACCTCGAGCCACGGCGTGCCGCCGCCCAGCGCGCAATGCGCTGGCAGGTGACGGGCGATGTACGGGTTGAGAACGGCATCGGCGGCAAGCTGTGACCAGGCCAACTGCGCGAGCGCGCGGGCGATGCTCGCGTGAGCGGCCCGGGCGCCACCCAGCCGACTCTGCGTGATCGCGTCCCGGATCTCGGGGCTGGCCGGACGCCAAACCTCCTGGCCGAAGTCCAGGTCCCGAGTCAAGAGCGCCTGGCCGTGGCGGCGAAGGGCGTTTTCCAAATCACCGGCGGTGACGTCCGAGTCGGCGAGCGCCCGAGCCATGGCCAACCAGACGCCGTCGTCAACCGGCACCCCTTTGCCCTGCGCCAGGGCCGCCGCCTGGAGAACGGCCG contains these protein-coding regions:
- a CDS encoding WD40 repeat domain-containing protein, with amino-acid sequence MRTPPAAGSPERRQIAEWLASGVGGLLVVTGDPRAGKSALLAEAAERAAPVNAEGWTADQIAEALGRGVFAGDWDAPRHAEAAPVERLLALTEGAGRPVLFAVDNLDRAEDPYGVAVDLLAPLARTKGAAVLVGSRRAVESRLGVPDNPDAPLVKALGPGLRIDLPPGPAAVDNSLAQAQGADAAVLQAAALAQGKGVPVDDGVWLAMARALADSDVTAGDLENALRRHGQALLTRDLDFGQEVWRPASPEIRDAITQSRLGGARAAHASIARALAQLAWSQLAADAVLNPYIARHLPAHCALGGGTPWLEVERRAPILDHLDFERVRAAVASAGFGDGAVPANVAAVASATRWLEELESPAERALIREAEAWRHPRSAAPPPFATPAGGVRVAVDWAVPKAARFERALPVVTGVLALACFEDAGGAWRLAVGGTDGTVRIWDPETGRPLGDPMVGHTQAVLAMTLVGGTILATAGDDRTVRLWDLAGRRPLGVLLKLARGLVKSLAVVSAGGRTLLACGCSDGAVRLADPATGTLFGSGIAAGQGRVLAMATVPVHGRERLAVAYADATVRLWDLAAGQAAADGIVNFDGPVHALRTVQWGGRALLACGGSDGSVRLVDPATGQTVRFGQGDRQAVLALAPIRVGEREALAVGGRGGSVWLWDLATEERLTPDLTWLDGWVQVLEPVRAGGRSLLATGGNRRTLRLWDPAQDPPDHDGQTIGLVARMAAVNTLVATANYGSELRVWNTEARVAAGNIRPWSTDGPSSLAEAHVQGRTTLAVGGYGGLVQFWDLAAGRCLAELETAAGATVGAMAELDLGGRRVLAIASGHEGAVQLWDVAAPVCVAATQAGEWRQVKGLFGATVQGRTVVGIVHDWEVSTWDPTSGAPPSSLGELRMDRLTAAAPVRVGGRELLATGNQSGRVQLWNLLGRVCVAESSAGHPREVRSVATVPVGDRCLLATISYDTSVRLWDPGAGLAEPVAVIPLAGSPQCLSVPGPGLIAVGSDGGLAVFAVSAGRPAPASPR